The Arachis ipaensis cultivar K30076 chromosome B07, Araip1.1, whole genome shotgun sequence genome includes a window with the following:
- the LOC107606794 gene encoding PHD finger protein MALE MEIOCYTE DEATH 1 gives MTFKNLEDAAKFYKDYAKAAACKKRRRCPKIFSFQSFADPGCPVTPSAAFRDNVRSFLRECAELEEYVVQNSPLWCTLLLSDKTNVMAPLYTLEEQVCQSSHPFCDHCRCAGWSGHFVSKRRYHFIIPMDNWWNKPLPEDAIDNQDHLLHGVIHCNGYGHLVCINGIEGGSKVLSGREIMDLWDRICTNLGARKISVEDVSRKRSMDLRLLHGVAYGHSWFGRWGYKFCRGSFGVTGQTYYEAIEGLGSLELDEIVRDLSKTKCHKEIKQIIRSYRDMSETQITTLRDLLRFMLTVKSRVPMSKISITLGAPPSSAFISRNSTKQGFLSRSNLAKEKSAKYKKFSTAVANMDSRWPTRRLEFAAQVIVDALKEHKAMNSASEGMTRQDVRDASRLHIGDTGLLDYVLKSLNNVIVGNYVVRRMVNPSTRILEYTIHEVGNGFKSPETVVEPEAAALVDPQDESFRMPGSDVYCDVFYLYKNVLLRYPNSEPVDLAIQTILDSRYFVKEWDYMDEMQQALTFICRLKPNFVDIKADLSREQPCGEIVMVPLHATVRDLKQAAEAALRDTYCIAERLIVTEITELNGASDNEVLFGLIQSGVELSVRGISIDLCTPLKFQGESDNWKVRCECGAQDDDGERMVACDICEVWQHTRCCGIEDSETVPPLFVCSGCCDSLAPRQMESPFAMDCVDDFLVSPEPTLFLEYECGY, from the exons CATGCAAGAAGAGAAGGCGGTGCCCAAAGATCTTCAGCTTCCAGTCCTTCGCCGATCCCGGGTGCCCCGTCACTCCCTCCGCCGCCTTCCGCGACAACGTCAGATCGTTCCTCCGAGAGTGCGCGGAGCTCGAGGAGTACGTCGTTCAGAACAGCCCACTCTGGTGCACCCTTTTGCTCAGCGACAAGACCAACGTCATGGCACCTCTCTACACCCTCGAAGAACAAGTTTGCCAATCTTCCCACCCCTTCTGCGACCATTGCCGCTGTGCAG GTTGGAGTGGTCACTTTGTGTCAAAGAGAAGGTATCATTTCATAATTCCAATGGACAATTGGTGGAATAAACCCTTACCTGAGGATGCTATTGATAATCAGGACCACCTCTTGCATGGTGTGATTCACTGCAATGGCTATGGCCATTTGGTCTGCATTAATGGCATTGAAGGTGGCTCCAAGGTCCTCAGTGGTAGAGAGATCATGGATCTATGGGATAGGATCTGCACAAACCTTGGAGCAAG GAAAATTTCAGTGGAAGATGTTTCAAGGAAGCGATCCATGGATCTTCGCCTACTTCATGGTGTTGCATATGGCCATTCATGGTTTGGTAGGTGGGGCTACAAGTTTTGTCGCGGAAGCTTTGGAGTGACAGGCCAAACCTACTATGAAGCAATTGAAGGTCTAGGTTCCTTAGAGCTTGATGAAATAGTGAGAGATTTAAGCAAGACAAAGTGCCATAAAGAGATCAAGCAAATCATTCGCAGCTATAGAGACATGAGTGAAACTCAGATTACCACATTGAGAGATCTTCTAAGGTTCATGCTCACTGTCAAGTCTCGCGTCCCAATGTCCAAGATATCAATAACCCTCGGAGCTCCTCCTTCTTCGGCTTTCATCTCAAGAAATTCAACCAAACAAGGCTTCTTAAGTAGATCAAATCTGGCAAAGGAGAAGTCCGCAAAGTACAAGAAGTTCAGCACTGCAGTGGCTAATATGGATAGCAGGTGGCCAACAAGGAGGCTAGAGTTTGCTGCACAGGTGATTGTTGATGCACTGAAGGAGCACAAGGCAATGAACTCGGCTTCAGAGGGGATGACGCGGCAGGATGTGAGGGATGCATCTAGGCTTCATATTGGTGATACCGGCTTGCTCGATTATGtgctgaaatcactcaacaatgTGATTGTTGGCAACTATGTTGTTCGCCGCATGGTTAACCCCTCAACAAGGATCCTAGAATACACCATTCATGAGGTTGGCAATGGGTTTAAGTCCCCGGAAACTGTGGTTGAGCCTGAGGCAGCGGCTCTTGTAGACCCTCAAGACGAGTCATTTAGGATGCCTGGTAGTGATGTTTATTGTGATGTGTTCTACCTATACAAAAATGTGCTATTGAGATATCCGAATTCAGAACCAGTGGACTTAGCAATTCAGACAATCCTTGATAGCCGGTATTTTGTGAAGGAATGGGATTACATGGATGAGATGCAGCAGGCTTTGACATTCATCTGCCGGCTTAAGCCGAATTTCGTTGATATTAAAGCTGATTTGAGTAGGGAGCAGCCTTGTGGGGAGATTGTGATGGTTCCCCTGCATGCAACGGTTAGAGACCTGAAGCAAGCTGCAGAGGCAGCACTGAGGGATACCTACTGCATTGCAGAGAGGCTCATAGTCACTGAGATCACTGAATTGAATGGTGCAAGTGATAATGAGGTGCTATTTGGATTAATCCAATCCGGAGTGGAGCTTTCTGTGAGGGGGATTTCCATTGACTTGTGCACTCCATTGAAGTTCCAAGGTGAATCCGACAATTGGAAGGTGAGGTGTGAGTGTGGGGCACAAGACGATGATGGTGAGAGAATGGTGGCCTGCGACATATGTGAGGTCTGGCAGCACACAAGGTGTTGTGGCATTGAGGATTCTGAGACAGTGCCACCTTTGTTTGTGTGCTCCGGCTGCTGCGATTCGCTTGCCCCTCGGCAGATGGAGTCACCCTTTGCCATGGATTGTGTTGATGATTTTCTTGTTTCACCAGAGCCTACCTTGTTTCTGGAATATGAATGTGGTTACTGA
- the LOC107608719 gene encoding uncharacterized protein LOC107608719 — protein MVLPQSTCNLMSAKNKQVAQPEIQKPRWLDAFLRNKFFEQCKDHPQRKNELNKYCIDCDQAVCQYCISLGHQDHITLKVYRHVYKDVVSIGTMDKYIDCSEIQRYKSNKRLVISLNPLPHSGSTSNNEASCNTCTRKLNEPNLYRYCSISCKVKAISPEPNDLVPAVIPDQNQNAPQEGMDIPTQERPEANAEFPRPRKRRRKGTPHRAPFF, from the exons aTGGTGTTGCCTCAATCGACATGCAATCTCATGTCAGCAAAG AATAAGCAAGTGGCCCAACCTGAAATCCAGAAGCCTAGATGGCTTGATGCTTTCCTGAGAAACAAGTTTTTTGAGCAGTGCAAGGATCATCCACAGCGCAAGAATGAGTTGAACAAATACTGTATAGACTGTGATCAGGCAGTTTGCCAGTATTGCATTTCATTAGGTCATCAAGACCACATCACACTTAAGGTCTACAGACATGTTTACAAAGATGTTGTCTCCATTGGTACTATGGATAAGTATATTGACTGCTCAGAAATTCAG CGCTACAAATCCAACAAGCGATTGGTTATTTCTCTGAATCCTCTCCCGCACAGTGGTTCGACATCAAACAATGAGGCATCATGCAATACCTGCACAAGAAAGTTGAATGAACCGAATCTATATCGCTACTGCTCCATTTCTTGCAAG GTTAAAGCTATTTCGCCAGAACCTAATGATTTGGTTCCTGCCGTAATTCCTGACCAGAACCAGAATGCTCCTCAGGAAGGAATGGATATTCCTACTCAGGAAAGACCAGAGGCAAATGCCGAATTCCCAAGGCcacgaaagagaagaagaaagggaacaCCACATCGAGCTCCATTCTTCTAA
- the LOC107608717 gene encoding pentatricopeptide repeat-containing protein At2g15690 isoform X1, whose protein sequence is MVFKATHPKCYCTNPSLLSLKAFSVFLPNATSVSEKKMAMLGSFQRARATILSSSSLKLRLCLTNTCRSLSTSALPTNDFHRFPPNSDHNRHGVEPTFRDSSQHFNPQTQNHHGNPHPINNFPRQNQNQNPYQPHNATRQFPEQGRNHTHNQWSQNYPQQRPTPPPTSQNQNFQPPHYQNQWNNPNQGNPNQWNPRNQGYPQPPQFRNPNQFNPQGSLPGQAHVPVAPPSPPPPSPAPSIVDLRHVCQEGRVKEAIELMEKGVKADASCFHLLFDFCGKSKSLEDAKKAHDYFLQSTCRSDLNLNNKVIEMYGNCKSMTDARRVFDHMPNRNMDSWHLMLRGYANSTMGDDALQLFDQMNESGLEISSETLLAVLSACASAEAVEDAFLHFESMESKYGIKPGSEHYMGLLDVLGQSGYLKEAGEFIKELPFEPTVTVWETLKNYARIHGDVDLEDYAEEIVLSLDPSKVVANKIPTPPPRKYTAINMLDGKNRIIEYKNPTLYKDDEKLKALSGMKDAGYVPDTRYVLHDIDQEAKEQALLYHSERLAIAYGLISTPPRTPLRIIKNLRVCGDCHNAIKIMSRIVGRELIVRDNKRFHHFKDGKCSCGDYW, encoded by the exons ATGGTCTTCAAAGCAACTCATCCAAAATGCTACTGCACAAATCCAAGCCTATTGTCTCTAAAAGCCT TCTCAGTCTTTCTACCAAACGCGACCTCAGTCTCAGAGAAGAAAATGGCGATGTTGGGTTCGTTTCAACGCGCACGAGCCaccattctttcttcttcctccctCAAGCTACGCCTCTGCCTCACTAACACTTGCAGGTCTCTAAGTACCTCCGCACTTCCAACCAATGACTTTCACAGATTCCCTCCCAACTCTGATCATAACCGCCATGGCGTTGAACCCACTTTCAGAGATTCCTCTCAACATTTCAATCCACAAACCCAAAATCACCATGGAAACCCTCATCCTATCAATAATTTCCCTCGCCAGAACCAGAATCAGAACCCCTATCAACCTCATAATGCGACTCGTCAGTTTCCCGAGCAGGGTCGAAACCATACTCATAATCAGTGGAGTCAAAACTATCCTCAACAGAGACCAACACCACCACCCACATCCCAAAATCAGAACTTTCAGCCACCCCATTACCAAAATCAATGGAACAATCCGAACCAGGGTAACCCTAACCAATGGAACCCTAGGAATCAAGGCTATCCACAACCTCCCCAATTTCGAAACCCTAACCAGTTCAACCCGCAAGGTTCTCTACCAGGGCAAGCTCACGTTCCCGtagctcctccttctcctcctcctccttcgccAGCCCCTTCAATTGTTGATTTGAGACATGTGTGCCAGGAGGGGAGGGTTAAGGAAGCAATTGAGTTGATGGAGAAAGGGGTGAAAGCCGATGCTTCTTGCTTTCATTTGCTCTTTGATTTTTGTGGCAAATCCAAGTCCCTTGAGGATGCCAAGAAGGCACACGATTACTTTCTGCAATCAACTTGCAGGAGTGATCTCAATTTGAACAACAAGGTCATTGAAATGTATGGGAACTGCAAGAGCATGACTGATGCACGAAGGGTGTTTGATCATATGCCCAACAGGAATATGGATTCTTGGCACTTGATGTTGCGCGGTTATGCCAACAGCACAATGGGGGATGATGCCTTGCAGCTGTTTGATCAAATGAATGAGTCCGGTTTGGAAATTTCGTCGGAGACTTTGCTAGCTGTGTTATCAGCTTGTGCTAGTGCTGAGGCTGTGGAAGATGCTTTCCTTCATTTTGAGTCCATGGAAAGCAAGTATGGGATTAAACCTGGTTCGGAGCACTATATGGGGCTTTTGGATGTTCTTGGACAATCTGGATATCTCAAGGAAGCCGGGGAGTTCATCAAGGAGTTGCCGTTCGAGCCTACAGTGACTGTTTGGGAGACTCTGAAGAACTATGCTCGAATCCATGGGGATGTTGATCTTGAAGACTATGCAGAAGAGATAGTGTTGAGTCTTGACCCATCAAAGGTTGTTGCCAATAAGATCCCCACGCCACCGCCGAGGAAGTACACTGCAATTAACATGCTTGATGGCAAGAATAGAATTATTGAGTACAAGAACCCGACGCTTTACAAGGATGATGAGAAGCTGAAAGCTTTGAGTGGGATGAAGGATGCTGGGTATGTTCCTGATACAAGATATGTTCTTCATGACATTGATCAGGAAGCAAAGGAGCAAGCATTGTTGTACCACAGTGAACGTTTAGCGATTGCCTATGGCCTCATTAGTACTCCACCAAGAACACCTCTTAGGATCATCAAGAATCTTCGAGTGTGTGGTGATTGTCACAATGCCATCAAGATCATGTCTAGGATTGTAGGGAGGGAATTGATTGTTAGAGATAACAAAAGGTTTCACCATTTCAAGGATGGAAAATGCTCTTGTGGGGATTACTGGTGA
- the LOC107608717 gene encoding pentatricopeptide repeat-containing protein At2g15690 isoform X2, whose translation MAMLGSFQRARATILSSSSLKLRLCLTNTCRSLSTSALPTNDFHRFPPNSDHNRHGVEPTFRDSSQHFNPQTQNHHGNPHPINNFPRQNQNQNPYQPHNATRQFPEQGRNHTHNQWSQNYPQQRPTPPPTSQNQNFQPPHYQNQWNNPNQGNPNQWNPRNQGYPQPPQFRNPNQFNPQGSLPGQAHVPVAPPSPPPPSPAPSIVDLRHVCQEGRVKEAIELMEKGVKADASCFHLLFDFCGKSKSLEDAKKAHDYFLQSTCRSDLNLNNKVIEMYGNCKSMTDARRVFDHMPNRNMDSWHLMLRGYANSTMGDDALQLFDQMNESGLEISSETLLAVLSACASAEAVEDAFLHFESMESKYGIKPGSEHYMGLLDVLGQSGYLKEAGEFIKELPFEPTVTVWETLKNYARIHGDVDLEDYAEEIVLSLDPSKVVANKIPTPPPRKYTAINMLDGKNRIIEYKNPTLYKDDEKLKALSGMKDAGYVPDTRYVLHDIDQEAKEQALLYHSERLAIAYGLISTPPRTPLRIIKNLRVCGDCHNAIKIMSRIVGRELIVRDNKRFHHFKDGKCSCGDYW comes from the coding sequence ATGGCGATGTTGGGTTCGTTTCAACGCGCACGAGCCaccattctttcttcttcctccctCAAGCTACGCCTCTGCCTCACTAACACTTGCAGGTCTCTAAGTACCTCCGCACTTCCAACCAATGACTTTCACAGATTCCCTCCCAACTCTGATCATAACCGCCATGGCGTTGAACCCACTTTCAGAGATTCCTCTCAACATTTCAATCCACAAACCCAAAATCACCATGGAAACCCTCATCCTATCAATAATTTCCCTCGCCAGAACCAGAATCAGAACCCCTATCAACCTCATAATGCGACTCGTCAGTTTCCCGAGCAGGGTCGAAACCATACTCATAATCAGTGGAGTCAAAACTATCCTCAACAGAGACCAACACCACCACCCACATCCCAAAATCAGAACTTTCAGCCACCCCATTACCAAAATCAATGGAACAATCCGAACCAGGGTAACCCTAACCAATGGAACCCTAGGAATCAAGGCTATCCACAACCTCCCCAATTTCGAAACCCTAACCAGTTCAACCCGCAAGGTTCTCTACCAGGGCAAGCTCACGTTCCCGtagctcctccttctcctcctcctccttcgccAGCCCCTTCAATTGTTGATTTGAGACATGTGTGCCAGGAGGGGAGGGTTAAGGAAGCAATTGAGTTGATGGAGAAAGGGGTGAAAGCCGATGCTTCTTGCTTTCATTTGCTCTTTGATTTTTGTGGCAAATCCAAGTCCCTTGAGGATGCCAAGAAGGCACACGATTACTTTCTGCAATCAACTTGCAGGAGTGATCTCAATTTGAACAACAAGGTCATTGAAATGTATGGGAACTGCAAGAGCATGACTGATGCACGAAGGGTGTTTGATCATATGCCCAACAGGAATATGGATTCTTGGCACTTGATGTTGCGCGGTTATGCCAACAGCACAATGGGGGATGATGCCTTGCAGCTGTTTGATCAAATGAATGAGTCCGGTTTGGAAATTTCGTCGGAGACTTTGCTAGCTGTGTTATCAGCTTGTGCTAGTGCTGAGGCTGTGGAAGATGCTTTCCTTCATTTTGAGTCCATGGAAAGCAAGTATGGGATTAAACCTGGTTCGGAGCACTATATGGGGCTTTTGGATGTTCTTGGACAATCTGGATATCTCAAGGAAGCCGGGGAGTTCATCAAGGAGTTGCCGTTCGAGCCTACAGTGACTGTTTGGGAGACTCTGAAGAACTATGCTCGAATCCATGGGGATGTTGATCTTGAAGACTATGCAGAAGAGATAGTGTTGAGTCTTGACCCATCAAAGGTTGTTGCCAATAAGATCCCCACGCCACCGCCGAGGAAGTACACTGCAATTAACATGCTTGATGGCAAGAATAGAATTATTGAGTACAAGAACCCGACGCTTTACAAGGATGATGAGAAGCTGAAAGCTTTGAGTGGGATGAAGGATGCTGGGTATGTTCCTGATACAAGATATGTTCTTCATGACATTGATCAGGAAGCAAAGGAGCAAGCATTGTTGTACCACAGTGAACGTTTAGCGATTGCCTATGGCCTCATTAGTACTCCACCAAGAACACCTCTTAGGATCATCAAGAATCTTCGAGTGTGTGGTGATTGTCACAATGCCATCAAGATCATGTCTAGGATTGTAGGGAGGGAATTGATTGTTAGAGATAACAAAAGGTTTCACCATTTCAAGGATGGAAAATGCTCTTGTGGGGATTACTGGTGA